In the genome of Dyadobacter fermentans DSM 18053, the window TCGGCCAACAACTTCCCCGATTTCCCGGTACAGTTGTTGCAGATCCGCAAGCTCGACAAGCTGCATTTACGCGGCAATCCTTTCCTGGGAGAGGACGCCGAGCGTAAATACAGCGAGCAGCTAAGCCAGCTCAAAAAGAAGAATATTGAAGTGTTTTATTAAAGATTCCACCAATAGGTGAATTTCAGCACGATTGCCCGGTTTTTGACCTTGAAGTTCTCGGGCAGATAGTTGTCTGTATACACGATGAACAAATCGGACGCGGGCTTGTAGCGCCATTGCAGACGGGCATTCAGGTTTATATTGTCGGCCTGGTTGTTGTACTGCATGAATGTCGTGAAAAACAGGTTGTTCGTGAATGTCACGTCCACGCGCGGGCCTACGAGCCAGAGCTGCGTGCGTTTCCACGGCTCTGGAAGGCGGATATCGTTGTAGTTACCGGCCATGGTAATGGCGACATAAGGCTGCACGCGGTAGCCCAGCTCGGCGCGCAGGTTGTTGCGCTTGCCGTTTTGGTAGTAACCCCCTAAAATACCCGATGCCAGGTAGGTAAAGCGGTTTTGCGGACCGGAGACGATATCGAAACCGACGGCTTTCCAGTTATGCTCCGTGCCCGTGGCCAATGTAGCATTGCCCAGGTTGGTAGGATCGAAAGGGCGGAGGAGGCGCACATAATTGCTCGAACCCCAAACGGCCACAGTGGCGCGGTTGATAAAGTTTACATTGTAGGACAAAATGAACTCGCGATCGCTCAAATCGAAATTCTTGTCCCAGAAAGTATTGTTCACAAGTTTCGGCCCGTGGCTGATGATTTTGGGATGCTTGATGAAGAACAGATAAGCGACATTCGGACTGATCTTGTAATAGCCATTCCGAACGGCATTGGGCACGTAGCCTACTTCCGCATTGTAATTCTTACCCACATATTCATGCTGCCATTGCCAGATGAGGTTGGCTTTGGTGAATTTCAAATCGGCCGCGTGCGTAAAATCATCGGACGACCGGCCCGGTGTGAACGATTTCAGGAACATTACTTTCCCCGTCCACAGGTTTTTGGCGCTCGCGAGGTTGAACTCCGCGCCGATGTTCCGATTATAGCGGTTCGAGGCCGAGTGCCTTTCCGTGGTGTAGTTAGTCGCGTCCTTGTTCACGAAAATGAACCGCACATTCGAGCGGGCGAGCACTTGCCGCTGCAATGCGAACACGGCGTAGTTATTATGCGGCGTGAGCGTGTCGTTGGAGCCCGTTTGCACGTCGAGCACACCAATGCGCCAGTTTTTATTGATCTTTCCGCTCATCCTGGCTCCGAACTGGATCGGTACTCCGAGGCCAATGCGGCGCGAGAAGAACGGCCGGATGGTAGCGTACCCGAAATTGGCAAAAAGGTCGGCGTTTTCGAGAAAAAACTGCCTGCGTTCGGGAAAAAACAGTTCGAAACGGTCGAGGTTGGTCTGCTGCACGTCCACATCCACCTGCGAGAAATCGGGGTTGACGGTCAGGTCGAGGTTAAGCGACGGCGTGAGTCCGATTTTGACGTCACCGCCAATGGTCGGTTTGTACTTGGTAGGAATGTCGTTCTGATGATCCTTCGTCATCCGCATGGCCGCGTAGGGGATCACCGAAATGTTCGGTCCGGGCGTGGGCGGCGGCACGTCCCACACCAGCACGCCCGTGTAAGCGAGCGAGGCGGATGGAAACTGCCGCGGAACGGGCGCCCACGAGGATTTTTCGGAGATGGTCAGGTCCTGGCGGCTGAAATTGATACCCCAGCGCGTGATGCCCGGTTTGTAGCGGATGCTTTTGAAGGGAATGGCCGCTTCCCAAACCCATTTGTCGTCCTCGTTTTTGACGGCGCTTACCCATTTGTTGTCCCAGCTGAGGTCCACCGTGCCGCCATCGCCCTGCTGGCCATCCCAGGGAGCGCCGGCAGCATTGGCACCGAATGAAAAACCGTTGGTCTTGTCATCAAAGGTGTCCATGAAAAGGAGGAAGTTGTCGTTCTTCCCAAATGCGAAATCGCGTTTCAGGGATTCCACGATCAGCCCGCCTTTTACCGGTTTGTAGTTGACAACCAGGATGTAAAGGTTGTGTTTGTCATAACACATTTTCACGTCCGTCAGCGCCCTGGAAAAGCTGGTATCCATCGGCGTGATCATGAAAAAGTCCTTCGCGGTTTCCGTCGCCGACCACGCGGCGTCATCGGCTACGCCATCGACTTTGACAGGCGAAACAGCCGAATGGATATGGTACTGGTAATTTTCGTTCGGTTTCTGTGCAATGCTTTGAAAAATGATGAAACAGAAGATGAAAGGGGTTAGGATAAAGGTACGTAGCACTTTGTTAAGGGGTGTTTAGGAATATAAAAGGTTCAGGGAAATTCAATCTTTGAACCAGCGGGAATCGGCATAAAATGTCCCGAAGGGTATCAGCGAAGAAATAAACGACAGGGTCGATTTCTTGAATGACCAGTTTTTTTCCACAGCTACCTGGATCAGCAGCAGTACAAAAAGGACAAACAGCACGCCATGAGCCATGCCCACCACGCGGACAGCCTGTGGAAGTCCCGCGAGGTATTTGAGGGGCATTGCAATGCCCAGAAGTACGAGATAGGAAATGCCTTCAAGGAAGGCGATGATACGCAGCCGGCCTAGCGCCGATTTAGTGAGTTCGGATACCATAATCAATCAAAATAGAGAAATGCATTTTACCGGCAAAGATACGTATCAACCGGCTTAATGTCATGCATTTGGTATCCAGTAAAAACCGCTTATCCGGCGGCAGCCCGGACCGGGCGTGAAATGTGCCCGGCCTGGTTGCGGATTGCTCAAACGGCGATGATTTCTGCCGCGGCCATTTCGCCGGTAACAATCGCGCCTTCCATGAATCCTTGCCAGTCGGCGAGGTGCTCTCCGGCGAAAGATGTGTGTAAAAACGGCTTTTGCAATGCAGGACGCGTCGTGTTCCATTGGTTGAGGCCGTACATGGCGTAGGCGCCTTGTGAGATCTTGTCGGTTCCCCAGTAATAGTTCGCCTGCGACTCGATGAGCTTTTGGGCTTTCGGGAAATAGGGGCCTAGCGTTTGGCCCAGCATTTGCTTGCGCCATTCGTCGTTTTGGGCCGAGATCAGTTCCGCTTTTTCGCCGATGGTGTAGGAAATCAGTACGCCTTTTTGTGACGGCTGGTTTTTGGTGGCGTGGTAAAAATAATGGGGCGTCTGGTCGGTTACCAGGTCGAAGCTCTCGTCGTTCCAGAACCGTTTTTTGAACAAAATCGCATTCTTGTTGATGCGTGCGTATTGGAGTTCGTTGATCGCCTGTATTTTTTCGGCAGGCAGGCCCGGCTCCCATTGGATATTCTTCATGGCGAATGTCGGGATGGCGCAAATGAGCTTGTCGGCTTCGAAGGTTTTGCCGTTTTCGCAAGTCACTTTCACCGAATCCTTTTGCTCGATGCGTTTCACGGCGTGGCCGGTGAGAATATTGCCTTCACCTATGCCTTCCGCGAATTTCCTCGCGAGCATGGTGTTGCCGCCCTGCATTTTGAGGTCCATTTCGTTTTTCTCGCTGCTTTCCGCGAATGTCGCCAGCGCAACGAATGCGGATACGTGCCGGATGCTTTCCCCGAAATCGGTACTATCCAGCAGCTCGCGGAGGATGAGGTCTTTGCCTTCGCAGCCATTGTTGACCAGGTAGCGCCACCAGTCGATGCTGTCGAGTTCCGCCTTCTGCGTTTCGTCCAGTTTTTTGTAACCTTCCAGCAATGCCTTCATTTTAGGTTTCCAGTTTTCCGAAAAGTCCCACGCATTGGCTTTTGTGTATTGGTTTTGGTAAATGAGGTGGGTATCAAACTGGTTGTTGAGCAGCGGAATTTTGAATTGGTCGCAAAGCGTGCGGACGCGCTCGTGCGAGTTGCCGACCCACTCGGCGCCGAGCTCTACCACGAGGTTTTCTTTCGGGTCGATGGTGTGGGAGAATACGCGTCCGCCAATGCGGTTCCGCGTTTCAAGCACGGTTACGTTCATGCCTTTTTGTTTCAGGGCATAAGCGGCAGCCAATCCGGCAAACCCGGCGCCGATCACGATCACGCGGGACTGTTTCCCGACATAAATGTTGCCGAAAGAGCGTGTGGAAAGGAGGGAGGTCCCTGCGAGGAATGCGGATTGGCGCAGGAATTCGCGCCGGGAGGTTTGTTGCGGCTTGTCCATAATGTATTGAGGTCGATTGAGTTCCTCAAAACTACCGGCCTATATACGCACGTGAAACAAACCTTTATTGAGAGGCGGTTTTACTTATTTTTTGGTAGTAAATGAAAAGCGGTCCGGCTTTCGAGAGGCCGGACCGCTTTTCATCTATTTGAGATGAATCTTAGGCAGTTTGCACTTTGGGTTTTGCTTTGGCCTTCGGTTCGGCTGCCGCGTTTTCCTTATTGCGCATTTTTACAAAATCCCTGAAACGGCGGATCGTTGCCATCGTAAGACCGATCATCAATACGAACGTACCCAACCACAGGATGTTGATCAGCGGCTTTTCGGTGGCCTTCATGACGATGAAGTCACGCTGGGTAGTGTTTACTCCAAATGTAAACTGGCCCGTTTGCGGGTTGATTTCATTGAACTGAATGCGCATGCCCAGTTCGTCGCTTACTTCCGGCTTGCGTGCGACCATGCGGTCGCGGATGACGAATGACGGTGTTACGACAAACTCCTTTTCCTTATCCAACACGCGTATGATCGCCTTCACGGCGGCATCGCCCGGGCCGAGTTTGATGCCTTCCACGTCCTCGGTGCGCACCACGTTGTCGAGTATCGCCACGTAGTCGTTCACGAAGAATGTATCTCGAAGGTTAATGGTAAAGTTCTCTGTTTGGCTCCAAACCGGCTCGGCGGTCGGGTTGGTCACCATCGAAACGTAGGTGTACAAGTCCTTATCGACCTTGCGCTGAATGTCCGGCGAAGACACGATGCCACCCATGCGCGGGTTGATCTGCACACGCGGGAACAAGGTGAATATCTTCCCCGACGGCTCGCGGTATTCGATTTCGTAGTAGAAGTTTTCAGGGAAAATTTCGAGGGTATCGCCCTTTTTGTTGTACTTCTGTCCATCCAGTTCGATATCACGCAACGCTACCGCGCGGAAATCGCCCTCTACGATGTCAACCCAGCTCTTCGGAATGTAGCCGGGAATGTGGCGTGGCTCCACACGCACGTCGCGCCAGGTGAGCATGTAGTCGCCCATTTTTTCGGGCTTGTTGAGCCAGAGGGTAATGTTCTCTTTGTTTTCCTTATTGTCGTTGGCTGTAAATTCCTCGCTGCGGGAGATCATGAGCCCGGAGTTGTTCATCGAAACGACTTTCGTGTAGGCCGATGAAAACAGCACGCCGATGAGCATGAGCGCTACGCCAATGTGCGTGATCGCCCCGCCGGAGAGGTTATAGTTACCGCGGATGATGTTGAGCAGGATATTTCCATTGGCCACGATCGCGAAAATGGAGGTGGTCAAAAGTACAATGTACTGAATATCGCGAACCTGCTTCACGGTGATGACCGCGGCGCTGATCAGCAACGCGATCAACAGTGGGTTGTACAATGCCTGCAACTTGCCTTTTCCGGTTTTTTTCCACCAGAAATACTGACCAACACCGGTGAGGACGATGATCAACGCGAAGAACCAGAGCTGGAACTTGTTGTAATGCGACAGCTGATCGGCCGGCAATGCAAGGTTGAGTACAAATCCGAATGCTTCGGCGATTTTGTTATAAACCGGGAAAGAAGTGGTAAAGATGATCTGGAAACCGGACATACACAGCACCACCGCGCCAATGAAGATCCAGAATTCCTGCGAGTAAGTCGAAACCTCCTCCTCGTCGCTCGGCAACGATTTCCAACGGTAGATCAGCAGGCCGATGGACACGATCATGAACGTGAAAAGGTAGATCAGCAGCTGACCGGAAAGGCCAAGGTCCGTAAACGAGTGTACCGAAGCACTGCCCAGCACGCCGCTGCGTGTCATGAAGGTAGAGTATAGCACGAGAATGAACGTCGCGATCGTGAGGATGAACGACGCTTTCAGTGCGGTTGCATTCCTTCTGGCGATGATCATCACGTGTACGGCAGCCACCAGCACGAGCCAGGGAACGAATGATGAGTTTTCAACCGGGTCCCAGTTCCAGTAACTACCGAAGTTCAGGGTTTCGTAAGCCCAGTAGGCACCCATTAATATACCCACACCCAACACCAGCGCCGAGAATAGCGACCATGGCAATGCGGGGCGAATCCATTCATTAATTCTCTTGCTCCAAAGCCCCGCGATGGCGAACGAGAACGGAATGAGCGTGCTCGCAAAGCCGAGGAACAGGGTAGGAGGGTGGATCACCATCCAGTAGTTCTGCAACAATGGGTTGAGGCCGTTACCGTCTTTCGGAATGAAATTCGGGTCCATTTTGTAAACCGGCAGGTCGGGCATTACCTCTTTGAGCAAAAGGAATGGCGTAGAACCGATTTTCATATCGAGGCCGGGGATTACTACGCCGAGGATCATGGAGGTCAAAAATGCCTGTACCAATGCAAAAACGGTCATCACAGGCGCTTCCCACGAGCGGTTGGAGAAGATCAGTACCGCTCCAAGCACAACGTTCCAGAATATCCAGAGGAGAAAGCTACCTTCCTGGTCCTGCCAGAAACTGGAAATCGTGTAGCCAGTCGGCAGGGATAGCGACGAGTTTTTCCAGGCGTAATGGTATTCGAAATAATGGTTACCGATGATCCAGTAGAGCGAGAACACTACTCCGAGCACCGCCGCCAAATGTACCCAGTAAACGCCGCGCGCAAACTTTTTCCAGTTTTGCGTCTCTTCCACGGTCCCACCCGCGATACCCGCCTTGAAATAAGCGAACGTCGCCAGAATGGCCGAGACGAATGCGACTATAACCAGCAGGTGCCCTGCATTTCCGATCGTACTGTGAATCATGATTGTTTCGCGGTATGTTCCGTAGTTTCCATTTTACCCTCCTCGTATTTCGACGGGCATTTCATCAGAATTTTTTCCGCAGTGAACGAGCCTTGCTGCATTTTGCCCACCACTACCACTTGTTCGGATTTGTCGAAATCCTGTGGTTTGCTGTTTTTGTAGACCACCTTCTGTTCCACATTGTTATTGTCTATCAATGTGAAAACGAACAGGTTAGGGTCAATTTCCGGGCGGTATTCCATTTCGAGGATCTGGCCGGCAGCATCTTTTTTGAGCTTGCCTACCACGTGAATGCTCTCATTGTCGCCGTCGGCAGCCATGGCTTTGGCTTTCGTAAAATCGACGTAAGTACTTGCATCACCGGCAGTTGAAACAATAATACCAATTGCAACCGCGATGATCACCAATCCGAATATCTGTATCTTTTTCATAGGGGCTTACTTGATATTGAGGTCTTTTTCAATCTTTTTCAGTCTGGAATCGATGCGGAAGAGGTTCACGGCCAAGCCGGCGAAAATCACGGCTACTACCGCTACCACGACCCAGATTTTACCGTCGGCGCGGAGCTTGTCGGCCATCTCCACGGAGGTATCACCTGCCTGCGCGAATGCGTTGCCGCAGATGGCCAGCAGGGTCAGGAGGATGAGGGAAATTCTTTTCATTGTATTTATGAGTGGACTAAACCTTAACGAAAATTTACTTTGAAACGTTTGCTGAGAGCGTGAATCGGGGCAAAATGCTCAAATCTTGCCTGATTCGATGAGTGC includes:
- a CDS encoding DUF5916 domain-containing protein; the protein is MLRTFILTPFIFCFIIFQSIAQKPNENYQYHIHSAVSPVKVDGVADDAAWSATETAKDFFMITPMDTSFSRALTDVKMCYDKHNLYILVVNYKPVKGGLIVESLKRDFAFGKNDNFLLFMDTFDDKTNGFSFGANAAGAPWDGQQGDGGTVDLSWDNKWVSAVKNEDDKWVWEAAIPFKSIRYKPGITRWGINFSRQDLTISEKSSWAPVPRQFPSASLAYTGVLVWDVPPPTPGPNISVIPYAAMRMTKDHQNDIPTKYKPTIGGDVKIGLTPSLNLDLTVNPDFSQVDVDVQQTNLDRFELFFPERRQFFLENADLFANFGYATIRPFFSRRIGLGVPIQFGARMSGKINKNWRIGVLDVQTGSNDTLTPHNNYAVFALQRQVLARSNVRFIFVNKDATNYTTERHSASNRYNRNIGAEFNLASAKNLWTGKVMFLKSFTPGRSSDDFTHAADLKFTKANLIWQWQHEYVGKNYNAEVGYVPNAVRNGYYKISPNVAYLFFIKHPKIISHGPKLVNNTFWDKNFDLSDREFILSYNVNFINRATVAVWGSSNYVRLLRPFDPTNLGNATLATGTEHNWKAVGFDIVSGPQNRFTYLASGILGGYYQNGKRNNLRAELGYRVQPYVAITMAGNYNDIRLPEPWKRTQLWLVGPRVDVTFTNNLFFTTFMQYNNQADNINLNARLQWRYKPASDLFIVYTDNYLPENFKVKNRAIVLKFTYWWNL
- a CDS encoding DUF3817 domain-containing protein yields the protein MVSELTKSALGRLRIIAFLEGISYLVLLGIAMPLKYLAGLPQAVRVVGMAHGVLFVLFVLLLIQVAVEKNWSFKKSTLSFISSLIPFGTFYADSRWFKD
- a CDS encoding flavin monoamine oxidase family protein, with the protein product MDKPQQTSRREFLRQSAFLAGTSLLSTRSFGNIYVGKQSRVIVIGAGFAGLAAAYALKQKGMNVTVLETRNRIGGRVFSHTIDPKENLVVELGAEWVGNSHERVRTLCDQFKIPLLNNQFDTHLIYQNQYTKANAWDFSENWKPKMKALLEGYKKLDETQKAELDSIDWWRYLVNNGCEGKDLILRELLDSTDFGESIRHVSAFVALATFAESSEKNEMDLKMQGGNTMLARKFAEGIGEGNILTGHAVKRIEQKDSVKVTCENGKTFEADKLICAIPTFAMKNIQWEPGLPAEKIQAINELQYARINKNAILFKKRFWNDESFDLVTDQTPHYFYHATKNQPSQKGVLISYTIGEKAELISAQNDEWRKQMLGQTLGPYFPKAQKLIESQANYYWGTDKISQGAYAMYGLNQWNTTRPALQKPFLHTSFAGEHLADWQGFMEGAIVTGEMAAAEIIAV
- the ccsA gene encoding cytochrome c biogenesis protein CcsA codes for the protein MIHSTIGNAGHLLVIVAFVSAILATFAYFKAGIAGGTVEETQNWKKFARGVYWVHLAAVLGVVFSLYWIIGNHYFEYHYAWKNSSLSLPTGYTISSFWQDQEGSFLLWIFWNVVLGAVLIFSNRSWEAPVMTVFALVQAFLTSMILGVVIPGLDMKIGSTPFLLLKEVMPDLPVYKMDPNFIPKDGNGLNPLLQNYWMVIHPPTLFLGFASTLIPFSFAIAGLWSKRINEWIRPALPWSLFSALVLGVGILMGAYWAYETLNFGSYWNWDPVENSSFVPWLVLVAAVHVMIIARRNATALKASFILTIATFILVLYSTFMTRSGVLGSASVHSFTDLGLSGQLLIYLFTFMIVSIGLLIYRWKSLPSDEEEVSTYSQEFWIFIGAVVLCMSGFQIIFTTSFPVYNKIAEAFGFVLNLALPADQLSHYNKFQLWFFALIIVLTGVGQYFWWKKTGKGKLQALYNPLLIALLISAAVITVKQVRDIQYIVLLTTSIFAIVANGNILLNIIRGNYNLSGGAITHIGVALMLIGVLFSSAYTKVVSMNNSGLMISRSEEFTANDNKENKENITLWLNKPEKMGDYMLTWRDVRVEPRHIPGYIPKSWVDIVEGDFRAVALRDIELDGQKYNKKGDTLEIFPENFYYEIEYREPSGKIFTLFPRVQINPRMGGIVSSPDIQRKVDKDLYTYVSMVTNPTAEPVWSQTENFTINLRDTFFVNDYVAILDNVVRTEDVEGIKLGPGDAAVKAIIRVLDKEKEFVVTPSFVIRDRMVARKPEVSDELGMRIQFNEINPQTGQFTFGVNTTQRDFIVMKATEKPLINILWLGTFVLMIGLTMATIRRFRDFVKMRNKENAAAEPKAKAKPKVQTA
- a CDS encoding cytochrome c maturation protein CcmE domain-containing protein, whose product is MKKIQIFGLVIIAVAIGIIVSTAGDASTYVDFTKAKAMAADGDNESIHVVGKLKKDAAGQILEMEYRPEIDPNLFVFTLIDNNNVEQKVVYKNSKPQDFDKSEQVVVVGKMQQGSFTAEKILMKCPSKYEEGKMETTEHTAKQS
- a CDS encoding CcmD family protein; its protein translation is MKRISLILLTLLAICGNAFAQAGDTSVEMADKLRADGKIWVVVAVVAVIFAGLAVNLFRIDSRLKKIEKDLNIK